The Chlamydiota bacterium genome has a segment encoding these proteins:
- a CDS encoding nucleotidyl transferase AbiEii/AbiGii toxin family protein: protein MPPTRILTPLQETFLSRIFLDPWFRENFYLTGGTALSAFYLYHRYSEDLDFFSHGTELDSIPKLIQDVSKELNKKVIEVQKSPGFLRFLVGDELKIDVVADVGFRVGTPIFIDQIRVDTLKNIAVNKVCAILGRLDIKDYVDLYIIFSQGEFDIFELLKQGKEKDQGLDPFVWASLVAEVDKFNTLPRLIKPVTLDQVSVFFLRLRDQILDSLNPISS from the coding sequence ATGCCACCGACTAGAATTCTCACCCCGCTTCAAGAGACGTTCCTCTCTCGGATTTTTTTAGATCCCTGGTTCCGAGAAAATTTTTACTTAACAGGGGGAACCGCCCTTTCCGCATTCTATCTTTATCACCGCTATTCGGAGGATCTCGATTTTTTTAGCCATGGAACAGAATTAGATTCTATTCCTAAACTCATTCAGGATGTTAGCAAAGAGCTGAATAAAAAAGTGATCGAAGTGCAAAAAAGTCCTGGCTTCCTTCGCTTTTTAGTGGGGGATGAATTAAAGATTGATGTGGTTGCCGATGTTGGATTTCGTGTGGGAACGCCCATTTTTATTGATCAAATCAGAGTGGATACCCTAAAGAATATTGCTGTCAATAAGGTTTGCGCCATTTTGGGACGCTTAGACATTAAAGACTATGTGGATCTTTACATCATTTTTTCTCAAGGCGAATTTGATATTTTTGAACTTCTTAAGCAGGGGAAAGAAAAAGATCAGGGCCTGGATCCTTTTGTGTGGGCGTCTTTAGTTGCAGAAGTGGATAAATTTAATACCCTTCCTCGCTTGATCAAACCGGTGACGCTTGATCAAGTCAGTGTTTTTTTTCTGAGGCTTCGAGATCAGATTTTAGATTCGCTTAATCCAATCAGCTCTTAA
- a CDS encoding nucleotidyl transferase AbiEii/AbiGii toxin family protein gives MKNSSKKITSFHLEILDVKRRQMLTSLAFLKDSFHFYLAGGTALALQLGHRTSLDFDFYSQEEFSEKHLLPHFDKYFRRPQWTLIQSGQGTLIINVREIELSFFYYGYNMLRPCVEVEGVLLASKEDIAAMKLIAIIQKGNMRDFIDMYFLLKEFSLEKIFEYTKKKFPSFNIYLGLRALVYFDEAGEPKNQRFQLLMPISWDIIQEEITTKVCQFKKRVLKG, from the coding sequence ATGAAAAACTCATCTAAAAAAATAACTTCTTTCCATTTAGAAATTTTAGATGTCAAACGTCGCCAGATGTTGACTTCGTTAGCTTTTTTAAAAGATTCATTCCACTTTTATCTGGCTGGGGGGACAGCTTTAGCTTTGCAGCTTGGCCATAGAACCTCACTAGATTTTGACTTTTATTCCCAGGAAGAATTTTCTGAAAAACATCTCTTACCCCATTTTGATAAGTATTTCAGACGTCCCCAGTGGACTCTGATTCAAAGTGGTCAAGGGACATTAATTATAAACGTTCGGGAAATTGAATTAAGTTTTTTCTATTATGGCTATAACATGCTTCGGCCCTGTGTGGAGGTAGAGGGTGTTCTCCTGGCTTCTAAGGAGGATATTGCGGCGATGAAGTTGATTGCGATTATTCAAAAAGGGAACATGAGAGACTTTATCGATATGTATTTTCTTTTGAAGGAATTTTCATTGGAAAAAATTTTTGAATACACAAAGAAAAAATTTCCTTCTTTTAATATCTATCTTGGTTTGCGTGCCCTTGTCTATTTTGATGAGGCAGGAGAACCCAAAAACCAGAGATTTCAACTTCTGATGCCGATCTCTTGGGATATCATTCAAGAGGAGATTACAACAAAGGTTTGTCAGTTTAAAAAGAGGGTCTTGAAAGGATGA